Proteins encoded together in one Deinococcus sp. Marseille-Q6407 window:
- the rplQ gene encoding 50S ribosomal protein L17: MRHGKAGRKLNRNSSARTALARAQATALLREGRIHTTLTKAKELRPYVEKLITTAKGGDLHARRLVSQDIHDKEVVSKVMEEIAPRYAERSGGYTRILKTGVRRGDATTMALIELV, encoded by the coding sequence CTGAACCGCAACAGCAGCGCCCGCACCGCGCTGGCCCGCGCCCAGGCGACGGCCCTGCTGCGCGAAGGCCGCATTCACACCACCCTGACCAAGGCCAAGGAACTGCGCCCTTACGTCGAGAAGCTGATCACCACTGCCAAGGGCGGAGATCTGCACGCCCGCCGTCTGGTGTCCCAGGACATTCACGACAAGGAAGTCGTGAGCAAGGTCATGGAAGAAATTGCCCCCCGTTACGCTGAGCGCAGCGGTGGCTACACCCGTATCCTGAAGACCGGCGTGCGCCGCGGTGACGCGACCACCATGGCTCTGATCGAACTGGTCTGA